In the Podospora bellae-mahoneyi strain CBS 112042 chromosome 4, whole genome shotgun sequence genome, one interval contains:
- a CDS encoding hypothetical protein (EggNog:ENOG503NYUX; COG:S) translates to MPQSLEIPVLTVDANAIHKVDTAKPENLFSMWTVFARCRDSVAHGRRLENLSWRLWNRETFCCENGEVLVSSSATSQPRDIQYPRGASDEELPQLSASVDSVADEEAVDLSSEQAPLDIVRPRILRQDSCASSRSRGRERHITSDELEKMVVQIMDGKAPLQPIEYTLPASIEEKPSCPPDSEHSGSTTDESPQTSEHNTPHSLPSEPENTPEEPTMQTIVTRGFSTSQLPACRITSPAASPASHNDAIPLPTEAPAPKFVQPKKQAARFALGGSGSCSSGSDNSYSPEKVEIRKQVPAKSKMFQLGVASSDEDGSLKVPEVLNRAPSVMNAHKKTASFNNEVVTQTFESSAISDSESEYLDESAIDDDEDDWEEDESAEESGKSSMEDKIHFKRVDSTANLTSRRSLLTLALAGNSGLSRAQKYSNIASQSTSAIPRTRAALNGPSVVASPNDSDDAPLMMKNRGPSRGPPMRPITEIPRSQAQPINTMAMGMHHQAAFSPRTTRRNMLATELTESLRRNLLHERSQKTSTANAVLKRRHTSHDVANLKQYPQRPYMKKDNETNNRVWDDQVFDKNAFIGYHAQGW, encoded by the exons ATGCCGCAGTCCTTAGAGATACCCGTCCTCACAGTGGACGCCAATGCCATTCACAAGGTGGACACCGCCAAACCAGAGAACCTATTCAGCATGTGGACAG TTTTCGCCAGATGCCGTGACTCAGTTGCCCACGGCAGAAGACTAGAAAACCTCAGCTGGCGCCTCTGGAACAGAGAAACCTTTTGCTGCGAGAACGGTGAAGTTCTCGTCTCGTCCTCCGCCACAAGCCAACCCCGAGATATTCAGTATCCTCGCGGCGCGAGCGATGAGGAGCTTCCGCAGCTCTCCGCCAGCGTCGACTCGGTCGCTGACGAAGAGGCCGTTGACCTTTCATCCGAGCAAGCCCCCTTGGACATTGTACGCCCAAGGATACTCAGACAGGATTCTTGCGCCAGCAGTCGTAGTCGGGGCCGTGAAAGGCACATCACTTCGGAcgagttggagaagatggtcgTTCAGATCATGGATGGAAAGGCCCCTCTTCAACCCATTGAGTACACGCTCCCTGCATCGATCGAAGAGAAACCATCGTGCCCACCCGACAGCGAACACTCCGGCTCCACTACCGACGAATCCCCCCAGACCTCCGAACACAACACTCCCCATTCCCTGCCCTCAGAGCCCGAAAACACTCCCGAGGAGCCGACAATGCAGACAATTGTGACCCGTGGCTTTTCCACCTCTCAGTTGCCTGCGTGCCGTATCACATCGCCAGCCGCTTCTCCCGCTTCTCACAATGACGCCATCCCTCTTCCTACTGAGGCCCCAGCGCCCAAGTTTGTCCAGCCCAAGAAGCAAGCTGCGAGATTTGCTCTTGGCGGTTCTGGGTCGTGCTCATCGGGCTCAGATAACTCCTACAGCCCCGAAAAGGTCGAGATCAGAAAGCAGGTCCCGGCCAAGTCCAAGATGTTCCAGCTTGGAGTTGCCTCGTCAGACGAGGATGGATCTCTCAAGGTCCCCGAAGTCCTCAACAGAGCCCCCTCCGTGATGAACGCGCACAAGAAGACTGCTTCCTTCAACAATGAGGTGGTTACCCAAACATTCGAGTCTTCTGCTATCAGTGACTCTGAGTCCGAGTATCTTGACGAGAGCGcaattgatgatgatgaggatgactgggaggaggacgagtcGGCCGAGGAGAGTGGCAAGTCAAGCATGGAGGACAAGATCCACTTCAAACGCGTTGACTCAACTGCCAACCTTACTTCAAGGCGATCTCTCCTTACTCTCGCTTTGGCGGGCAACAGCGGTCTTAGCCGTGCTCAAAAGTACTCCAATATTGCTTCGCAGTCTACCTCGGCCATCCCCCGCACTCGGGCCGCACTTAACGGACCATCCGTCGTCGCTTCCCCGAATGACTCGGATGACGCGCCACTCATGATGAAGAACAGGGGCCCTTCTCGCGGCCCCCCAATGCGCCCGATCACCGAGATTCCTCGGTCCCAAGCTCAGCCCATCAACACAATGGCCATGGGGATGCACCATCAGGCCGCCTTCTCCCCGCGCACCACTCGGCGCAACATGCTGGCTACTGAGCTCACAGAGTCTCTCCGAAGAAACCTTCTCCACGAACGGTCGCAAAAAACGTCGACTGCTAATGCCGTTCTTAAGCGACGCCACACTTCCCACGATGTTGCCAATCTCAAGCAATATCCACAACGTCCTTACATGAAGAAGGACAACGAGACCAACAACCGGGTCTGGGACGACCAAGTCTTCGACAAGAACGCCTTCATCGGCTACCATGCTCAAGGCTGGTAA